The window GGCAACCAGCAACGCCACCACAGCACCGACCATCAGGTTCGCCGAAATCAGAATCTCGACCGGTGAACCCAGAATGGTCGCGGCAATCACCCACCCCGGCGCTTCGTAAATTGTGGCAATTGCCAGCCCCAACAAGGTCAGGCTGACAACCACGCTGAGACGTTCGTAGCGATTCATGGCGGCTATTGTAGGCGCTTGTCATGGGCTGTCAACGGCGCGTGCGTGCGTATCGCGCATGTGCGCCGGCTCGCTCCTTCCGCGCCAGTTGGCAGAATGTGGTAAACGCCATACACTCCCCCTTACAGCAAACAGACAACAGCACAGAGAGCGCCATGTATCTTTTTGAGACGCTAATGGTGTTTGTCTTGCCGGTTGGGTGGCTGGTGGTGCGGCTTGCCGACCGTGCGCCGCAATACGCCCGCACAGAACGCCCCCGCGACGGTTTTTTTGTGCGCTGGCGCTGGCGTTCACAGGCGGTGCCCTTCATCAACGCGGCGGCGTGGGGGCTCACCGCCTACGCCGGGCACCAACTGGACAGGATAACGCTGGCGCTTGTCCTGCTGCACACGTCCATTTTGCTACTCATTCTCGTGGTGGACGCCGAAACGCGCCTCATTCCCGATGTGGTGATTTGGCCGGCTATTCTCTTCGCGTGCCTCGCCATTCCGCTCGATAGCCGTGTCGCATTCCCGAACGCCTTGCTGGCGGGCGTGGGCGGCTTTCTGACCTTCTTTTTGCTGGCTGTGCTCACACGAGGCGGGTTTGCGCTGGGCGACGCCAACCTGGCGTTGTACATTGGGCTCATCACAGGGCATCCAGATGTCTGGCGGGCACTCATCTACGGCATTTTTATCGGTGGTGGTATCATTGTGGTCCTCTTGCTCATGCGGCGCGTGACGCTCAAAACGTATGTGCCGTATGGACCGTTTTTGTGCCTTGGCGCTTGGCTTGCGCTTTTGTTGCAAATTTCCGGTCGAGGAGTTGGATAAGGGGGAAGGAGATGAGCGACAAACCGGTCACCATTCTTGATTTGCACCGCAAATACCAGGCTGGTGAACCCATCGTCATGGTCACGGCTTACGATTACCCGTCGGCGTTGCTTGCCGACCGCGCCGGTGTGGATGTCATTCTGGTGGGAGACTCGCTCGGTATGGTCGTCCTGGGGTATGAGACCACCGAACCCGTGACCATGGAGGAAATGCTCATCCACATTCGCGCCGTGCGGCGGGGCGCGCAACGCGCCTTTATCGTGGGGGATATGCCCTTTGGCAGTTATGAAGCCTCAAATGAAGAAGCCGTCCGCAATGCGTTCCGCCTGATGAAAGAAGGGCGCGCCCACGCCGTCAAACTGGAAGGCGGCCGCCGTATGGCTGACCGGGTGCGTGCTATTGTGCAAAGCGGGATTCCCGTCATGGGGCACATTGGGCTGACGCCCCAAAGCGTGAGCGCGCTGGGCGGTTTTCGTGTGCAGGGGCGCACCGCCAAAGAAGCGTTGGCGCTCATTGACGACGCGCTCGCCCTGCAAGAAGCGGGCTGCTTCGCCATTGTGCTGGAAGCCGTCCCCGTTGAAGTGGCCGCCGCGATTACCGAGCGCCTCGACATTCCCACCATTGGCATTGGCGCGGGGAACGGCGTCTCCGGGCAGGTGCTGGTGTATCACGACCTGCTGGGCATGTTCGACCGGTTCACGCCCAAATTCGTGAAACAGTACGCCTCTATCGGAAGCGCGATTGAAGAGGCGCTCCGTGCCTACGCGCAGGACGTTCGCGCAGGCGCTTTTCCCGCCGAGGAACACACCTTCCACATGGCGGATGATGAACGCGAAGCCTTTCAACACGCGCTGGCATCGCGCTGATACCCATGCATGAACCACCGTGGAGGACAACCATGCGAATTGCAGTGATTGGCGCCGGAGCAATGGGCAGTCTCTTCGGGGGGCTGCTCGCCACACACCCTGACAACGACGTATGGCTGGTGGACCCGTGGATTGAGCATATCAGCACCATCAAAGAAGAAGGGTTGACGCTCATCACACACGAGGGCGAACCGCTGCTGTTGCGCGTCAACGCCACCACCGACCCCGACGAAGTCCGCGATCACGGCGGGCTGGTGGATATGGCGCTCATCTTCGTGAAAAGTTATGCCACAGCACGCGCGGCACGGCAGGCGGCGCGCATTCTTGCGCCCGATGGGCTGGTGCTGACCCTGCAAAATGGGCTGGGCAACCGTGAAGCCATCGCCGAAGTAGTGGGGGAAGCGCGTGTGGTGCAAGGCGTGACGAGCCACGGCGCCAGCGTGCTTGGTCCTGGGCGCGTGCGCCACGCCGGCACAGGGGAGACGTTTCTCAGCCCACCCACACCCGAAATGCGCCCGCGCGTGGAGGCTATCGCCGACATGTTCGCCCAGGTGGGCATTGACACGCGCGTGATTGATGATTTGCAGACGCTTTTGTGGAGCAAACTCATCGTCAACGTGGGCATCAACGCCCTCACGGCGATTTTGCGGGTACATAACGGCGTGCTCACGCGCTACGACATTTGCCGCGAAATGGTCGCCCGCGCAGTGGACGAGGCGGTAGCCGTTGCCAACGCGCTGGGCATCCAATTGCCCTACGATGAACCTGTGCGGCACGTGCTCGATGTCGCCTGGCGCACAGGCGCAAACCGCTCATCCATGCTCACCGATATTTTGCGCGGCACGCCCACCGAAATTGACGCCATCAACGGCGTCGTCGTCCGCGAAGGCGACCGTCTGGGGATTCCCACGCCCTTCAACGAGGCGCTGGTGTTGCTCATCAAGGGGCTTGAAGCCACCGCCGACGAACGGATTGAAGAAACGCTCCCCTACAAGCCCACCATGCTCTAACGTTCAGCCGTGTGGTGCATGCGCCGCCAAAACGCCCGCACGCGCGGCAAAGCCCGCCACATTGCCCAGTAGCCCAGGCGGGAAACGGGGTAATCCCACGCCCCCATCTGTTCGCGCAGGGTCGCGCCAAACCCACGCTTGAACCGCCAGACCCCCCACAGGGGGTCGTTTTCATCTTCACGCTCAGGCGCTCCCCACAAGTCATACGTGCGCGTCCCAACGGCTTTGCCCCAGCGGATGGCTTCCCATTGGAGCAAGTAGGTGGGCATCAGGTTGCGGTGGCGCTCTGTGCTCGCACCGTAGAAGTACCAAATGGTGTCACCGTAGCGGAAGAGAATCAGCCCGGCAACGCTCTCGCCTTCCACGTCGGCGAACAGCACCCGCGCCAAGCCGCGCCGCATAAAATCACGCCACACATCCAGGTAATACGCTTCCGGCCGCACCAGAAACCCATTGCGGCGTCCCGTTTCGCGATACATGGCGTAAAAAAGCGGCAAGTCGGCTTCACCGCCCACACGCACCTGCACCCCGCGGCGCATCGCCAGGCGAATGTTGTAGCGCGTTTTCTGGTGCATGTTCGCTAGAAGGGTCTCTTCGTCGGGCGTCAAATCAATGACGGCGGTGTTGCGAAACTGCACTTGCTCGGGGCTATACCGCCACCCACGCGCCCGCAACAGCGGCACAACCACCGCATGGTCGGCGGGCACGTCGGCGTCAATCTTCAACCAGATGACACGCAGTCGGCGCGCTTCCTGTTCGAGATCGGCGAGCACGCGCGCCGCCAGGTCTGCATCATCGGGGTCGAACAGCGGCCCCTTGGGGACGTAAGCGACGCCAAAGGGTGTACCGGGAAGCGCACGCCGCAGGATTTGCGCCGCCGCGCGGACGCGCCCCTCAGCATCCAGCCACTGATAGCGATAGGGTCGCCAGCCCCACCGCGATTTGAATTCCCCCCACGCCCACGATTGCAAAATGTGGTGCAGGGGCAACTGGGGCGCTATGCGTTCCCATGCGGCTTCATCCGAGACGGGAACCATGCGAAAAGGTGTGGTCGCGCTCATCGAGGAATAACCCCCAAAGTGGGCGCTTGCACAACACGCTCAGCCTCGCGCGGGGTGAACAGCCGTGTGCGACGCCGCCAGGCATGCCACACAGCCGCCGGCACCATCAGCCCAACGCCCACCAACGCCCCCAAGCCCATCCCGACGAATGGGCGCGGCGCAACCCGCTCGGCGCGCATCGCAGGCGTCAGGATAACAGCGTGCAAGCGGTCGGCTTCGTTGCGCCGTGGGTTGTCCGTTTCCAGGCGCTGAATGAAATACATCGTCACGCCGTGCGCGATACGTTGGGCGTCGGCGGGTGTCGCCCCGTCGGCGGAAATCCGCAGCACAAGCGCGCCTGCATCGGCTTCGGCGTGTACCAGGCGGCGCAATGTCGCGCCGTCTTCGTGCCATCCCTTGGCGCGCGCTACCTCATCGAGGACAGGTTCGCTGGCAATCACCTGGGCGTACCCACGCGTCACCTGCATCAAGGACGAAATGGTGTTCTGGTTGAACACTTCCGGTTCCAGGCTGAGCACCACCGTGGTGCGGTAGCGGGTGGGTTGCAGCATGGCGATGCCGGCGCCGACGAATGCGCCCAGCAAACACCCGCTGACCCACCAGCGGCGGTAGCGCCATACAAAGCGCCCCACCATTGCCAGCACATGTATCAATTGGAAGAACAACGCGCGCACGCGCGGACGCCATGTCATCGGCATAGGCTTTTTCACTCACCACAATGCGTATCGGGGGCACATTCTATTGCCTTTGGCGGAACCAGCAAGCCTTTTCAACCTCATGCCATTTGCATCTGAGAATTGAAAGAGTAAACTTTTGCCAACTCTGTGTGCAGCCCTTGTTCACCAAGCCAACATCCGGGAGAACCATCCATGTCGCAAGCCGTTTCAGTTGCGTCAGGCATTCTCTGTCTGACCATCCAAAGCCCGCAAGCCCTGTTTGAAGAACCGACAAACTGCTATCTTGTCGCATGGGATGAAGGCGTCCTTGTGATTGACCCGCCCAGCGACGATGAAACCCACATTGCCGCCATTCTCAGCGCCGCCCAGACGCTGGGGCGCTCCATCACCCACATCGTGATCACCCATGCCCACCCCGACCACATCGGCGGCATGTTGCCGCTGCACAGCGAAACCGGCGCCCCTATCGCCGGGCATCCGCGGCTAGCGCATCTCATCAACGCTATCCCGCCTACGGCGTTTGTTGCCCTGCATGAAGGCGACACGCTGGGCGCATGGCGTGTGCTGGAAGTGCCGGGACACGCCCGCGAGCATATCGCGCTCTGGCATGAACCAGAGCGCATTGGCATTGTGGGCGATGTGGTGCATGGGCAGGGGACGGTCGTCATCAATCCCCCCGGCGGCGATTTGCAGGCATACATGCGCACCTTGCAGCGTTTGCGGGAGATGAGCCCCCGCCTGCTGCTTGCCGGGCACGGTCCCCCCATCACCGCCCCCGTCGCGGCGCTGGACGCGCTGATTGCCCACCGTGAAGCGCGCGAGCAGGCGGTTCTGCAAGCGTTGACGCCGATTCCGCAACCGATCCATGCCCTCGTCCCCAAAGTGTACGCGGACGTCTCACCTGAACGCTGGCCCGTCGCGGCGCGATCGCTGCTGGCGCACCTGCTGAAACTGGAAGCCGAGGGGCGCGTTCTGCGTACCGATGAGGGCTGGCTGCGCCCCGGCGTTTCGTCTGAATAAGAAACGCCACCCTGCAAGCGGGTGGCGAAGGTGCTAGGCGAGCACACTCATGCGCTTTGCCGATACGCTTCGAGCACGTTCGGCAGGCTGTTGATGCGGTGCAAAATGCGCGACAATTGCGCCGCGTCCTTGATTTCAAGGGTTGCCGTAATGGTCGCGCTGCGGTCGCGCTTGTTGGTGACGGCGTTCGCGGCGGCGAGGTTCACATTTTCCTTGGCGACAATATCCACAATATCGCGCAACAAACCGCCACGGTCGAACGCCCGCACTACAATCGTCACCTGATAGAGTTGCTGGGGGTCTTCGCCCCATTCGACCTGCACGATGCGGTCGGGTTCACGCGCATTGATGATGTTGGGGCAATCGGCGCGGTGAATCGTCACGCCGCGCCCTTTTGTGATGTAGCCCACGATTGGGTCGCCGGGCAGCGGGTTGCAACACCGTGCCATGCGCGTGAGCAAGCCCCCCACGCCGCGCACACTGATTTGGCTTCCGCTGGGTTTTTGCGGCTTGACGGCGGGCAGTTCTTCGAGGATTTCTTCGTCGGTCTTCAAGCGCGCCTGTTCCTGGCGTTGCAGTTCCAACGCTTTGGACGCCACCGATTGCGGGCTGACGTCGCCATAGCCAATGGCGGCCAAGAAGTCATCCACGTTCTCATAGCCCGCCAGTTCCGCCAGTTTCTCAAATGGTTCATGCTGCAAGCCCAGGCGTTTCAACTCGCGTTCCAGCAACAAGCGCCCCTGCGTAATGTTTTCCTGGCGGTCTTGCTTGCGGAACCACTGGCGAATCTTGCTCCGCGCACGCGACGTTTTGACATAGCCCAAGTGGGGGTTGAGCCAATCGCGGCTGGGGCGGCTATGCTTGCCGGTGATAATTTCCACCTGGTCGCCATCTTTCAACTGGTAGTTGAGCGGCACAATGACGCCGTTCACCCGCGCCCCACGGCACCGATGCCCAACATCGGTGTGGATGTAGTAGGCAAAATCAATCGGTGTAGAGCCGGCGGGCAGTTCTTTGATGTCGCCCTTGGGGGTGAAAACCAGCACGCGGTCGGGCAGAACATCACTCCGCACCGACTCCATGAAGGCTTCGGCGTCCTGCTCTTCTTCGCCCTCTTGCCGCAAAAGCGAACGCAACCAGCGAATTTTCTCTTCCAGGAAGCGGTCTGATTGGCGCATTTCTTCTTTGTAGCGCCAGTGGGCAGCCACCCCGTATTCCGCCAGGTAGTGCATTTCGCGCGTGCGGATTTGCACTTCCAGCGGCTTGCCCTCCGGCCCGACCACGGCGGTATGCAGCGATTTGTAGCCGTTCTCTTTGGGGTTGGCGATGTAGTCATCAAATTCACCCGGAATGGGACGCCACATGCTGTGCACAATGCCGAGCGTTGTGTAGCAATCACGAATGGCGCTCTCTTCATCCTCAGCGTCAATGATGATGCGAATGGCGCGCACATCGTAAATCTGGTCGAGGTCGCGCTCTTTGCGCCGCATTTTTTTGTAGATGCTGTAGAGGTGCTTGGGGCGCCCGGTAATTTCGGCTTTGATGCCGGCGCGTTCCAATCGAGCGCGCAACTGCTGAATGACCTTTTGGATGTATTGCTCGCGCTCTTCGTGCCCTTCATTGAGACGGGCTTGCAGTTGTTCGTATTTGTCGGGTTCGAGATAGCGAAAGGAGAGGTCTTCCAATTGCCATTTGATTTGCCAAATCCCCAGGCGATTGGCGAGGGGCGCCATGATGTCCATCGTCTCGCGCGCCATGCGAATTTGCTTTTCGCGCGGCAACCCATGCAAGGTTTGCATGTTGTGCAGGCGGTCGGCGAGTTTGATGAGGATGACGCGCACATCCTCAGCCATCGCCAGAAACATTTTGCGCAAGTATTCGGTCTCGCCGCTCTTCTTCCACTTGACCCATTCCTCTTCCCCACGGCGGCGGTAGCCCGTCAGTTCGTTGATACGGCTCAATTTGGTGACGCCGTCCACCAGCCGCGCCACTTCGTCGCCAAATTCGCGCTTGATGTCATCCAGCGTCACATCCGTATCTTCGACGGTATCATGCAAAAGACCCGCCACAACGACCGGCGGGTCTATGCGCAAATCGGCCAGAATTTCGGCGGTCGCCACACAGTGCGCCACATACGGTTCGCCGGTTTTACGGCGCTGTTGCGCATGCGCTTCTTTCGCAAACTCATAGGCTTTTTGAATAATGGAGACATCATACGTGGGGAAACTGCGCGCAACGGCTTCTTTCAGCCGGTCAACGCGGAGTTGCAATTCCGCGTAAAACTGCGCGTCGGCTTCGGAAAGTTGTTGGTCTCTCTTTTTTTCTTGTTCAACGGGAATTTCGCTCATAACGCCCCTCGACACACAATCGGCGACAGTTTTATCGGATAGTATAGCGTAGAGCAGAAACACGCTCAAAATCTGGACTGTGCAAGCCCACTTTTTTATCTCTTGAAGGCGATTATACTCCCCAAATGCACATCGGATGAAAGGAGAAAGCGCATGTTCTGGTGGTTCTTGCTCGCGCTGTTCTTTTTGGTGATTTTGATACCGTTTTTTATTTTGGTGTTGTTGCCGCTCGGCTTGACGGCGCACTCGGTGGTTGTTCTGCTGACGGCGCTACCGCAACTGTTGGATGTGGCGCGCGACCGACGGCGACGACGCCACCATGCGCTTGAACACGCCACCATCAACGTGCTTGAAGAACACGCCGGTCATGCGCTTCCCATCAGCGGGCTTGCCGAAGCCGACGGTTTTCGGCTCACGACGCCGCTGCCCCTTTCCGCCGAGGCTATTCTCGACGCCGCCGAGGAAGCCCTGTTGCGCCTGCAACGCGGCGAAACGCACTTGGCGCTCCACCCACGTTGTGGCACGACCATTGTCGCCGGTCAACTGCTTTTTGCCGCCACGCTCTTGCTCGTCTTCCTCTTCTGGACAGAATGGTTTTGGGTGGGCTTCCTGGTGGCGCTTCTGCTTGCGCTGACAGGGGCGCGCCCGCTTTCGCTGGTGTTGCAGCGTTTTCTCACGACCGATGCCGATGTGCGCGGTCTCGCGCTTTCTCATATCGAGCCGGCATTGCCCTCTTCGATATGGTCGGCTTTTCTGATGATCAGCACCGGTCCCACCTGGAAGGTGGTGGTTGTGGAAACGCCCACGGTGCGCCGCGTCAAAATCGAAGGACAAGGTGGACGATATCGCGCATTCTGAACACAAGGAGCAACATCCATGCCTGAGACGATGCTCTACCCGCAACCTGTTCGCTTGATGGCGACATTGCTCAACCTCTCACCGGCGCAAGCCTTTCTGGCGGGACGTGCGGCGGCGTTCACCTACCGCCGTGGTCCGCACCTGACGCCCCCGCACCAAATTGACGGGCTGGTGCCCGAATACGAACGCCGCCTTTGCGAGCAACTGGGGCTGACATGCCGCAAACACGTTGTTTCCCAACGTGAAACAGGGCGCGCCACGCTCGAAGCCTTGCTGGCGGAACATGCACCGCTTCTTCTGGTGGTGGGGCATGAAACGCTGGCGCTTCACGCCCTGCACAACGACGTTGCCATTGTGCAAACGCCCACAACGCGCGAAGAACACCCCTGGCACGAGGTGGAAGCCCGCTGGTGGGATGGGCTTTACGCCGGCACGTTCTACGCCGTGGACTGGCAACCGGTGCAGGTGGAATGGTCGGCACTGCTCCGCAAGGCGCTGGTCGCGAATGCGCACGACATGCTGGTATGCAGTGGCTGGTGGTACGGCGTGGACGGGATCGAGTTTTGGAGTGAGGATGTGGTGCGCTGGCAGGAAGAACCCCAATGGGCGCTCAGCGCCGCGACGATGAGTCGCCAAATCGAAACAGAAGCCCTGCTCTGGCGGCGAACGCTGGCAGACGCCCTTGACGAGCACGCCGACGTGCTCGGAAACAGCGCACGGCTCATCTCTGCACTGGATGAGGTGTGCGAACGCTGGCAACACATTGCCGCCATGCTTGCCGACGCCGCCGCGACCGCCGACCCGCAGGCGCTGGTGCGCCTTAGCGCCCCACTTCTACGGCTGGCGCATGCCGAAAGCCGTTTTTGGAGCCGCATTGTTGACACCTACGGAATGGGGATTTGACGCCTATGTCGTACACGCACCGCCCTTCACGAACCAGCGAACCGACCCATCCCCCACTCGATGATGTGCTCTGGCCGCACGAGGTCTTGCAGCCACTCCCGCCGCCGCCGCGACGCCGACAACGCCGCAGTTGCCTGGGATGCCTGGGACGCTGGGGGTTGACGCTCCTTGCATTCATCCTGCTCACGGGCGCGCTGAGCGCGCTGGTCTATTGGCAAGTCCTCGTACACCGCGGTCCCGTGCATGTGCTCGTCCTGGGGATTGACCAGCGCCCTGGGGAAAACGGTCCCTTCCGCACCGATACGATGCTGCTGGTGCGCTTCAACCCGGCGACACGCCGCATTGCACTGCTCTCCATCCCGCGCGATCTCTGGGTGGACATCCCCACGGTGGGGGAAAACCGTATCAACACAGCGCACTTCTTCGGCGGTCCAGACCTGGCGCGCCAAACGGTTCAGCAAACCCTGGGGGTGGCGGTGCATTACTACGTGGTGGTCAATTTTGACGGGTTTACGCAGATTATTGACGCAATGGGGGGCATTGACGTGGATGTTCCCGAAACGCTACACGATGAGAACTACCCCACCGAAGACTACGGGGTGACGACCATCCACATTGAAGCCGGTCCCCATCACATGGACGGGCGCACAGCGCTCATCTACGCCCGTTCGCGCTACAGCACCAACGACTTCGACCGCGCCCAGCGCCAACAGCAGATTTTGGCGGCGATGAAAGCCCGTTTGCAGCAACCGGGCGCGTGGTGGCGGCTTCCCCGTGTGGCGCAAGCCGTCTTCAATGCGGTCGAAAGCGATATTCCCCAGCGTGAATGGGTTGCGCTGGGCGTGATTGCCTTGCGAGCCAAGACGATTGAGCGGCTGGCGATTGGTCCCGACCAGGTGACGCCATACATCACCGCCAACGGCGCGTATGTCCTTCTTCCCAACTGGGACGCCATCAACGAGGTGGTACATGCCTTTTTGCGTCAATAAACATCACGCTATCCGTGGAGCGATGAACGCATGACGTGGGCGCTTCGCTGGATGCCCGACGGCGCGCCGCCCCCTCAGCAACTCGACGCCATCGCGCCGGGCTTGGGGGTGCTGGGGCGTCCCATTCGCCATGCAAGCGGCTGGCTGTTGGTGGGCAACGCACGGCTTGACACACGCCACGACCTGGCGCGCCGCTTGGGGTGTCCCCCCCAAGCGCGCGATGAAGAGGTCTTGCTGGCGGCGTATCACGCATGGGGGGAAGCGGCGTTCCAGCGGATACGGGGCGAGTGGTCGGCAGCGCTGTGGATACCTGAGGAGCGGCGTCTGGTGCTTGCCCGCGACGCCTTTGGGGTGCGCCCGCTCTTTTTCGCCATGTTGCCCAAAGGCGGTCTGGTTGCCGCAGACCGTATCGAAGCCGTCATCGCCCTGCTTCACACATTCCCGCGCCCCAACTGGGCTTACTTGCACGACATCATCACCGGCGAAGCCTGGCGCACGCGTGTGGAAACAGCGTGGCACGGCGTCTATCGGTTGCCCGGCGGCTTCGTGCTGGAAGCCGCACCACGCGCCGAGCGCCCCCATCGCGTTTACTGGTTCGGTGAGCAGAGCACTACGCCCCCCACCCGACTGGAAGAAGCGGCGGGGCTTGCCCGCATGCTGTTTGAAGAAGCCGTGCGCACTCGCCTGGAACAGGGTGCGGCGCTTCCCCTGCATGGCGATTTGGCTTCAGCCGTGCTGGCGGGTACAGCGGCACGCTTGCACCAAGCGGGGAGCGCCCCTTCCACCACATGGCTACGCTGGCACACCGCCCCCACACACGCCGCCGAAACAGACCTGGCCACTCTTGAGCGCCGCTTCCCGCATGAGACCCTGCGCATTGCCCACGACCCGCTCGACTTCACGCCCGCGGTATGGTCGCTGTTAGGCAACGCCCCACTCTTCGAGCCGCTGTGGGACCCCCTGTTGGCGGCGTACACCGTGCTTGCCGCACGCGCCCGCGAGCATGGCATACGCGCGCTGGTCTGGAGCGACGGCGGGGCAGCAGTCCTCGGCGGCATGACCTACACGCACGGCACCTTCCTGCGCGACTGGGCGGTCTGGCAATGGCCGCTGGAACTCTGGAAAGCATACCGGGCAGGGCACGCGACACCTGGTCGCCATGTGCGGCAGGCGCTTTTTCCTGAACGGGTGGCGCGGCTCTTCGGCCGACGCCACACACTCATCCCACCATCTTCAGATACAACGCCCACCTGGGGCGGCAAGCAGATCTTGGCAGCGCTTCTCGCCCCCCACATGACGCATCGCCTGGAATTTTTGCACCTGTTGCGCCTGCGGCTCGGGCTTGACACGCAGGTCCCCTTTCTTGATGCGCGCTTTGTCGAGTACATGGCAAGCCTGCCGTCGCCCCTGCTGGCACGGCGTGGGACACCGGGCTGGTTAGCGCGTCTGGCGTTTGCCGACCGTGTGCCGCTTTCCCTGCGCGAAGCCCCAACCGCGCTCACGCCCCCCGCCTTGCGTGGCGTTGTGCTCCACCCAGAGGCGTTCGCCCACGTGCGCGATATGCTGCAACATGAGCAATTGCACAGAGTGATGCCCGGCGCATTGCGTGCGCGCGTCCAGTCCTTTGTCGAAACTTCACAGCCGCAACACCTCTGGCTCGACCCAACTCTGTTTGCGCTGGTGGCAGTCGCCGCCTGGCTGCACACCTATGAAGAGAGCACGCGCCACCCCGCCGCCTTCAAAGCCCTGGCGTTGAAGCACAACATGCCCACATAGGCTTGTGAGATTGCCGCCATCGCCATATACTGGCACCACCGCAGAACACCCAACACAAGGATGAACCCAGCATGTGGAAGAGACCACGGCGAGGTGCACGCCAATTGAAGCCAACAGGGCACGGGCAACGTGGCTCACGCTCGCCTTTGCTCTTGTGGAGTCTCGCGCTGGCGCTGAGCATGGTGGGCTTGTTTGTGCTGATGCTGGTTGCCACAGGCACACATGCCGCCCCCCCAGCCGAGGTGGATTTGATTCTCTTTCAAGGCGCTTGGGAAGACGACGGCGTCCACCTGGTCTGGATTACCGGCTCGGAAGAAAACCACATGGCGTTTTATCTCTACCGCTACACCGACACCCTTCCTCTGGAAGATGTCTATTTTGAAGCCGACCTGGTGGAGTATTTTCCCGCCTTCTCAGCGTGCCAACCGGTCAGCGGCAACACCTACACCTACGTGGATACCGATGTAGACCCTGCGGAAGGTGTGTACCACTACTGGTTAGAGAGCATTGATTGCAATGGCGAAGGTTCGATTGGCGGTGACGCCTACATTGTGGTGCAGTGGCGCGGCGGCGGCGATACGACACCGACGGCGTCTCCAACACCAGGCGCGAGCGCAACCGCGACAGCCACAAGCACATCCACACCAACCCCCTCGCCGTCAGTCTCACCGACGCCAACGCCCTCACCCAGCCCAATCATCACCAACACCATGACACCGACACCCACGGAGACGCCAGCCCTCACACCGACGCCCACCAGCACACAGGCGTCTACCGTCACGCCAACCTCACCCGCTTCACCCGAATCGGCGACACCCACTCCCACCAGCACGCCCACCGTGCTCCCATCATCGCCCACGCCCACGCTGATTGTACCGCCCACGCGCACGCCCCCCGCATCGGCGCCAACCGCGTCGGCAACGCTTCCGCCACTGGCGGTCGTGCCCACGCGCCCATCCCTGCTGGAAGCCCCGCTGACAGCGACCTTGCTGGTCGAACCGCCTTCGCTGCTTGTCGCCGAATCGCCGCGCACGGATTGGGTGGCGTTGGTGGGCAACCTGCTTCTGGCGGCGTTTGTCGCCGCATGGGGTGGTTTGCTGGTGTTGTGGATACGTGTTTGGCGCGGGGAAGGGAAAGATGTTTGACACACTTCGCGACCAGCGTATAATAAGAGCGGCTCATGCGGGCGTAGTTCAGTGGTAGAACGTCAG of the Ardenticatena maritima genome contains:
- the panB gene encoding 3-methyl-2-oxobutanoate hydroxymethyltransferase translates to MSDKPVTILDLHRKYQAGEPIVMVTAYDYPSALLADRAGVDVILVGDSLGMVVLGYETTEPVTMEEMLIHIRAVRRGAQRAFIVGDMPFGSYEASNEEAVRNAFRLMKEGRAHAVKLEGGRRMADRVRAIVQSGIPVMGHIGLTPQSVSALGGFRVQGRTAKEALALIDDALALQEAGCFAIVLEAVPVEVAAAITERLDIPTIGIGAGNGVSGQVLVYHDLLGMFDRFTPKFVKQYASIGSAIEEALRAYAQDVRAGAFPAEEHTFHMADDEREAFQHALASR
- a CDS encoding MBL fold metallo-hydrolase; translation: MSQAVSVASGILCLTIQSPQALFEEPTNCYLVAWDEGVLVIDPPSDDETHIAAILSAAQTLGRSITHIVITHAHPDHIGGMLPLHSETGAPIAGHPRLAHLINAIPPTAFVALHEGDTLGAWRVLEVPGHAREHIALWHEPERIGIVGDVVHGQGTVVINPPGGDLQAYMRTLQRLREMSPRLLLAGHGPPITAPVAALDALIAHREAREQAVLQALTPIPQPIHALVPKVYADVSPERWPVAARSLLAHLLKLEAEGRVLRTDEGWLRPGVSSE
- a CDS encoding prepilin peptidase encodes the protein MYLFETLMVFVLPVGWLVVRLADRAPQYARTERPRDGFFVRWRWRSQAVPFINAAAWGLTAYAGHQLDRITLALVLLHTSILLLILVVDAETRLIPDVVIWPAILFACLAIPLDSRVAFPNALLAGVGGFLTFFLLAVLTRGGFALGDANLALYIGLITGHPDVWRALIYGIFIGGGIIVVLLLMRRVTLKTYVPYGPFLCLGAWLALLLQISGRGVG
- a CDS encoding ketopantoate reductase family protein, whose amino-acid sequence is MRIAVIGAGAMGSLFGGLLATHPDNDVWLVDPWIEHISTIKEEGLTLITHEGEPLLLRVNATTDPDEVRDHGGLVDMALIFVKSYATARAARQAARILAPDGLVLTLQNGLGNREAIAEVVGEARVVQGVTSHGASVLGPGRVRHAGTGETFLSPPTPEMRPRVEAIADMFAQVGIDTRVIDDLQTLLWSKLIVNVGINALTAILRVHNGVLTRYDICREMVARAVDEAVAVANALGIQLPYDEPVRHVLDVAWRTGANRSSMLTDILRGTPTEIDAINGVVVREGDRLGIPTPFNEALVLLIKGLEATADERIEETLPYKPTML
- a CDS encoding lipid II:glycine glycyltransferase FemX; this translates as MSATTPFRMVPVSDEAAWERIAPQLPLHHILQSWAWGEFKSRWGWRPYRYQWLDAEGRVRAAAQILRRALPGTPFGVAYVPKGPLFDPDDADLAARVLADLEQEARRLRVIWLKIDADVPADHAVVVPLLRARGWRYSPEQVQFRNTAVIDLTPDEETLLANMHQKTRYNIRLAMRRGVQVRVGGEADLPLFYAMYRETGRRNGFLVRPEAYYLDVWRDFMRRGLARVLFADVEGESVAGLILFRYGDTIWYFYGASTERHRNLMPTYLLQWEAIRWGKAVGTRTYDLWGAPEREDENDPLWGVWRFKRGFGATLREQMGAWDYPVSRLGYWAMWRALPRVRAFWRRMHHTAER
- a CDS encoding YveK family protein — translated: MTWRPRVRALFFQLIHVLAMVGRFVWRYRRWWVSGCLLGAFVGAGIAMLQPTRYRTTVVLSLEPEVFNQNTISSLMQVTRGYAQVIASEPVLDEVARAKGWHEDGATLRRLVHAEADAGALVLRISADGATPADAQRIAHGVTMYFIQRLETDNPRRNEADRLHAVILTPAMRAERVAPRPFVGMGLGALVGVGLMVPAAVWHAWRRRTRLFTPREAERVVQAPTLGVIPR